In Callospermophilus lateralis isolate mCalLat2 chromosome 19, mCalLat2.hap1, whole genome shotgun sequence, the following are encoded in one genomic region:
- the Chst12 gene encoding carbohydrate sulfotransferase 12, translating into MTKPRLFRLWLVLGSVLMILLIIVYWDNVGTAHFYLHTSLSRPHTLESLPTPGQQEEKEFASDVDEFLDKLLSSGSKQNDLSRKKTEQPLPASGKPALSHMEESVRGYDWSPHDAQQSADQGQQQAERRSVLRDFCANSSLAFPTKERSFDDIPNYELNHLIVDDRHGVIYCYVPKVACTNWKRVMIVLSESLLDGGEPYRDPLDIPREHVHNSSTHLTFNKFWRRYGKFSRHLMKIKLKKYTKFLFVRDPFVRLISAFRSKFELENDEFYRKFAVPMLRLYANHTSLPASVSEAFSAGLKVSFANFIQYLLDPHTEKLAPFNEHWRQVYRLCHPCQIDYDFVGKLETLDEDAAQLLRLLKVDTRLHFPPSYRNRTASSWEEDWFAKIPLAWRQQLYKLYEADFVLFGYPKPENLLRD; encoded by the coding sequence ATGACCAAGCCCCGGCTCTTCCGGCTGTGGCTGGTGCTGGGTTCCGTCCTCATGATCCTGCTCATCATCGTGTACTGGGACAACGTGGGCACCGCCCACTTCTACCTGCATACATCCTTGTCCAGACCGCACACCCTGGAATCCCTGCCCACCCCCGGACAGCAGGAGGAGAAGGAGTTTGCATCTGATGTGGATGAGTTTTTGGATAAGCTCCTAAGTTCCGGCTCGAAGCAGAATGACCTTTCCAGGAAAAAGACGGAGCAGCCCTTGCCCGCCTCTGGCAAGCCGGCGTTGAGCCACATGGAGGAGAGCGTGCGGGGCTACGACTGGTCCCCCCATGACGCCCAGCAGAGCGccgaccagggccagcagcaggctGAGAGGAGGAGTGTGCTGCGGGACTTCTGCGCCAACTCCAGCCTGGCCTTCCCCACCAAGGAGCGCTCCTTCGACGACATCCCCAACTACGAGCTGAACCACCTCATCGTGGACGACCGCCACGGGGTCATCTACTGCTACGTGCCCAAGGTGGCCTGCACCAACTGGAAGCGCGTGATGATCGTGCTGAGCGAGAGCCTGCTGGACGGCGGCGAGCCCTACCGCGACCCGCTGGACATCCCGCGCGAGCACGTGCACAACTCCAGCACCCACCTGACCTTCAACAAGTTCTGGCGCCGCTACGGCAAGTTCTCCCGCCACCTCATGAAGATCAAGCTGAAGAAGTACACCAAGTTCCTGTTCGTGCGCGACCCCTTCGTGCGCCTCATCTCGGCCTTCCGCAGCAAGTTCGAGCTGGAGAACGACGAGTTCTACCGCAAGTTCGCGGTGCCCATGCTGAGGCTGTACGCCAACCACACCAGCCTGCCCGCCTCGGTCAGCGAGGCCTTCAGCGCTGGCCTCAAGGTGTCCTTCGCCAACTTCATCCAGTACCTGCTGGACCCTCACACCGAGAAGCTGGCGCCCTTCAACGAGCACTGGCGGCAGGTGTACCGCCTGTGCCACCCGTGCCAGATAGACTACGACTTCGTGGGGAAGCTGGAGACCCTGGACGAGGACGCCGCCCAGCTCCTGAGGCTCCTCAAGGTGGACACGCGGCTCCACTTCCCCCCGAGTTACCGGAACAGAACTGCCAGCAGCTGGGAGGAGGACTGGTTTGCCAAGATCCCCCTGGCCTGGAGGCAGCAGCTCTACAAACTCTACGAGGCCGACTTTGTGCTCTTCGGCTACCCCAAGCCCGAAAACCTGCTCAGAGACTGA